One segment of Candidatus Limnocylindrales bacterium DNA contains the following:
- a CDS encoding glycosyltransferase family 2 protein, producing the protein MSGADPKSVETPKVVAVVLDWNGADDTVRCVRSLRRIEYPDLEILVVDNGSRVSPAEALRAAQLEAGVLSTGINLGYAGGNNAGIDWAIARGADFVWILNNDAEVDPAALSPLVDAARRSPRAGVFGSRVVRGDDPSRIWVAWGEVTWRQSLIRLVGENAPDGPGFHGERDVEWLPGCSLLFRADALREVGGFDERYFAYHEDVDWAARARALGWTCRYVGSSLVVHHIHGSSGGASHYGGFRKYLSARNSILYARRHGTMLEKATLAASIIATFPFQLLRRSVSGEAAGVWIKQRGWRDALAGRPIPLVELGLRDKDPGSAKSR; encoded by the coding sequence ATGAGCGGAGCGGATCCGAAGAGCGTCGAGACCCCGAAAGTCGTCGCCGTCGTGCTCGACTGGAACGGCGCGGATGACACCGTCCGCTGCGTCCGCTCGCTTCGCCGCATCGAGTATCCGGATCTCGAGATCCTCGTCGTCGACAACGGTTCGCGCGTATCACCAGCGGAAGCGCTTCGCGCCGCGCAGCTCGAAGCCGGCGTCCTGTCGACCGGTATCAATCTGGGCTACGCCGGCGGCAACAACGCGGGCATCGACTGGGCCATCGCGCGCGGCGCGGACTTCGTCTGGATTCTCAATAACGATGCCGAAGTCGATCCGGCGGCGCTCTCGCCGCTCGTCGACGCCGCGCGCCGGTCGCCGCGCGCTGGCGTGTTCGGCAGCCGCGTGGTCCGCGGCGACGATCCGTCGCGGATCTGGGTCGCGTGGGGTGAAGTCACGTGGCGACAGAGCCTGATCCGCCTGGTCGGCGAGAACGCCCCCGACGGTCCCGGCTTCCACGGAGAGCGCGATGTCGAGTGGCTTCCCGGCTGCTCGCTGCTTTTCCGGGCCGATGCGCTTCGCGAAGTGGGAGGTTTCGACGAACGCTACTTCGCCTACCACGAAGACGTCGACTGGGCGGCGCGAGCGCGCGCGCTCGGCTGGACGTGCCGCTACGTCGGCAGCTCGCTCGTCGTGCACCACATCCACGGCAGCTCGGGCGGAGCGTCGCACTACGGCGGCTTTCGCAAGTACCTCTCGGCGCGCAACTCGATCCTGTATGCACGCCGTCACGGCACGATGCTGGAGAAAGCGACTCTGGCCGCCAGCATCATCGCGACATTTCCGTTCCAGCTCCTGCGCCGTTCGGTGTCGGGCGAAGCCGCCGGAGTATGGATCAAGCAGCGCGGCTGGCGCGACGCCCTCGCCGGCCGTCCCATCCCTCTCGTCGAGCTCGGCCTGCGCGACAAAGACCCCGGCAGCGCAAAGTCGAGATAG
- a CDS encoding glycosyltransferase family 1 protein, producing the protein MKVAIGAVAGTIGGPATYAIELAKALVAGFPDDRFTVLTDRPESFASFCETRTVELRSAWEQPLWDHLRVPAVLAYERFDLYHGTKGVLPRRGSTPAVVTIHDLASYVMPQTFRLAQRLHLAWETPWAVSRARAVVVPSESTAADVAQFFPEHSAKTVVTPEAPATTLRPASAAAIAAWRERYKVEKPACGYLGTIQPRKNLDALVDAFLEAAGNRDWKLVIAGRLRPGEKPAFLERDARVVYVGALDDDEIAAFFGSIRCMVSPSAYEGFGLTFIEAMASGCPVVGLRNSSIPEVVGDAGILVDSADASELAPAIQRLMTDDRLAMDLSRRGREQAARFSWNETARRTMSAYRAALEAGP; encoded by the coding sequence ATGAAAGTCGCCATCGGAGCAGTCGCCGGCACCATCGGCGGACCGGCGACGTATGCGATCGAGCTCGCAAAGGCGCTGGTCGCCGGTTTTCCCGACGACCGCTTCACCGTGCTGACCGACCGGCCCGAATCATTCGCGAGCTTCTGCGAGACGCGCACCGTCGAGCTTCGTTCTGCGTGGGAACAACCGCTGTGGGATCATCTGCGTGTTCCCGCCGTGCTCGCATATGAGCGCTTCGATCTGTACCACGGCACCAAGGGCGTGCTTCCGCGCCGCGGCTCGACGCCCGCCGTCGTCACCATCCACGACCTCGCGAGCTACGTGATGCCGCAGACGTTCCGGCTTGCGCAGCGCCTGCACCTCGCTTGGGAGACGCCGTGGGCCGTCTCTCGCGCGCGTGCGGTGGTCGTACCTTCCGAAAGCACCGCGGCCGACGTTGCGCAATTCTTTCCCGAGCATTCGGCGAAGACAGTCGTCACGCCCGAAGCGCCGGCGACGACGCTGCGGCCCGCAAGCGCCGCCGCCATCGCGGCCTGGCGCGAGCGCTACAAAGTGGAAAAGCCGGCGTGCGGTTATCTCGGCACCATCCAGCCGCGCAAGAACCTCGATGCACTGGTCGACGCATTCCTCGAGGCAGCCGGGAACCGCGACTGGAAGCTCGTGATCGCCGGGCGACTGCGTCCGGGTGAGAAGCCGGCGTTTCTCGAACGCGACGCGCGCGTGGTCTACGTCGGCGCGCTCGACGACGACGAGATCGCCGCATTCTTCGGATCGATCCGCTGCATGGTTTCACCGTCGGCGTACGAAGGCTTCGGCCTGACGTTCATCGAAGCGATGGCCTCGGGTTGTCCGGTCGTGGGGCTGCGCAACAGCTCGATTCCCGAGGTCGTCGGCGATGCGGGAATCCTCGTCGACAGCGCCGATGCTTCCGAGCTTGCACCGGCGATCCAGCGATTGATGACGGACGATCGCCTCGCGATGGACCTGTCGCGCCGCGGCCGCGAGCAGGCGGCGCGCTTTTCGTGGAACGAAACCGCGCGCCGCACGATGTCGGCCTATCGCGCTGCGCTCGAGGCCGGGCCATGA
- a CDS encoding glycosyltransferase: MRAAFFGTYNRRHTANRIASCAVRAAGYEIVEFHDALWERTRDKDAAYFSPRSLIVLARQWLASAWRLSRAWWRSGGAPVAIVGFNGQLDILLLKMLAPRYGPRIVFAPLVSLTETLVEDRRVYAEGTFGARILRMLDRLTCRAADVVVVDTEAHRRYFVDELGVDPSRLLVCHLGADPEVFLAASEADADESPKGASKTRNGAGEDGGDGRLEVLYFGQYLPLHGLDVVVDAVGRLAVRDDVRERLRFTFLGTGEERARIERSVRATRAVVRFIDWIPYEDLAGRIAAADIVLGIFGSSQKARMVVPNKVYEAAAVGSAIVTADTPAIREVFEDGKEIVLCAADGLALANAIATLSAGPAGDALRERLGSAARARMLEGFTAEKLGRCWSVALEGPHALRADENTALPEVGVAVLCFQDARRTLECLHSLAGDGYPASVLVVDNGSTPDVRRELAAGIEKLSPMITVDTMLLDCNLGYAGANNLAMKLLFERGCEHVLVLNSDTVVARGTIEALVRAARLDRRAGPLGPRISDGRPGQPASSLGERYRPALLWAPRSLVRVRGHRQRPYPVSGVTGAAMLVPRALYERIGGFDESLFAYYEEVDFCLRAAAAGFAPTVVPEAEVGHAGARGFAGGMTPLAAFLKARNLRLVGLRRAQGFSRAVFLAGYHVLVAVSAAVYRMRGRRDVASAMLEGLRAAARDESGAPPESLFFESGYATSGGAGRSLQEIAGDPHA; encoded by the coding sequence ATGGCTCGCGTCGGCGTGGCGGCTTTCGCGCGCGTGGTGGCGAAGCGGTGGGGCGCCGGTTGCGATCGTCGGCTTCAACGGCCAGCTCGACATCCTTCTGCTCAAGATGCTCGCGCCGCGCTACGGACCGCGCATCGTGTTCGCGCCGCTGGTCTCGCTGACCGAAACGCTGGTCGAGGATCGCCGCGTGTATGCCGAGGGGACTTTCGGCGCGCGCATTCTGCGGATGCTCGACCGCCTGACGTGCCGGGCTGCCGATGTCGTCGTCGTCGATACCGAAGCGCACCGGCGCTATTTCGTGGACGAGCTCGGTGTCGATCCGTCGCGGCTGCTGGTCTGTCATCTCGGTGCCGATCCGGAAGTCTTTCTAGCCGCGTCCGAAGCGGACGCCGACGAATCTCCGAAGGGCGCGTCAAAAACCCGCAACGGAGCTGGCGAGGACGGCGGTGACGGCCGGCTCGAAGTCCTGTATTTCGGGCAGTATCTGCCGCTTCACGGGCTCGACGTCGTCGTCGATGCGGTCGGCCGGCTTGCCGTCCGCGACGACGTGCGCGAGCGGCTGCGCTTCACGTTCCTCGGCACCGGTGAAGAACGCGCCCGCATCGAACGCAGCGTACGCGCGACGCGCGCGGTCGTCCGGTTCATCGACTGGATACCGTACGAGGATCTTGCCGGAAGGATCGCGGCGGCAGACATCGTGCTCGGGATCTTCGGCTCGTCGCAGAAGGCGCGCATGGTCGTGCCGAACAAGGTCTACGAAGCTGCGGCCGTCGGTTCGGCGATCGTCACTGCCGACACTCCGGCCATTCGCGAAGTATTCGAGGACGGCAAGGAGATCGTTCTGTGCGCCGCCGACGGCCTCGCCCTGGCCAATGCGATCGCAACGCTCTCGGCGGGGCCTGCGGGCGACGCCCTTCGGGAGCGTCTCGGCTCGGCAGCGCGCGCGCGCATGCTCGAAGGTTTCACTGCAGAGAAGCTCGGCCGCTGCTGGAGCGTCGCGCTCGAAGGTCCGCACGCACTGCGCGCGGACGAGAACACAGCGCTCCCCGAGGTGGGCGTCGCCGTCCTTTGTTTCCAGGACGCGCGCCGCACGCTCGAATGCCTGCATTCGCTCGCCGGCGACGGCTACCCCGCCTCTGTGCTGGTCGTCGACAACGGATCGACGCCGGACGTGCGGCGCGAGCTTGCGGCCGGCATCGAAAAGCTCTCCCCGATGATTACGGTCGACACGATGCTGCTGGATTGCAACCTCGGCTACGCCGGCGCCAACAATCTCGCGATGAAGCTGTTGTTCGAGCGCGGCTGCGAGCATGTGCTGGTGCTCAACAGCGACACGGTGGTTGCGCGCGGCACGATCGAAGCGCTCGTGCGTGCGGCGCGTCTCGATCGCCGGGCGGGACCGCTCGGCCCGCGCATCTCCGACGGACGCCCCGGCCAGCCTGCGAGCTCGCTCGGCGAGCGTTACCGTCCCGCGCTTCTGTGGGCACCTCGTTCGCTCGTGCGTGTCCGCGGGCACCGTCAGCGCCCGTATCCGGTTTCCGGCGTCACTGGCGCGGCGATGCTGGTTCCGCGAGCGCTCTACGAGCGCATCGGCGGCTTCGACGAGTCGCTGTTCGCATACTACGAGGAAGTCGACTTCTGCCTGCGCGCCGCGGCCGCCGGATTCGCGCCGACCGTCGTGCCCGAAGCCGAGGTCGGGCACGCCGGTGCGCGCGGCTTTGCCGGCGGCATGACTCCGCTCGCCGCGTTTCTCAAAGCCCGCAATCTTCGGCTCGTCGGCCTTCGCCGCGCGCAGGGATTTTCGCGCGCGGTGTTCCTTGCCGGCTATCACGTTCTGGTGGCTGTGAGCGCCGCCGTCTATCGCATGCGCGGTCGCCGTGACGTCGCTTCGGCGATGCTCGAAGGTCTGCGCGCGGCAGCGCGAGACGAGTCGGGCGCGCCGCCGGAGTCGCTGTTCTTCGAATCCGGCTACGCGACCAGCGGAGGTGCCGGCCGCAGCTTGCAGGAAATCGCGGGAGACCCGCACGCATGA